A portion of the Gemmatimonas sp. genome contains these proteins:
- a CDS encoding excinuclease ABC subunit UvrA: protein MIRVRGAREHNLQNVDVDIPRDMLVVFSGVSGSGKSSLAFGTVFAEAQRRFLDSVAPYARRLFDQIGVPDVDAIDGLPPAVALRQQRGAPSVRSSVGSVTTISNLLRLLYARAGHYPARQPPLHAEDFSPNTPQGACSRCHGLGTVYDVTEARMVPDTSLTIRDRAVAAWPTAWQGQNLRDILVTLGHSIDTPWRELPRRTQRWILYTDEQPTVPVFAGFSADEVRAARRRNMEPSYMGTFIGARKYVLKTFATTQSALMKKRVSPFLTGVRCPLCRGRRLKKAALSVTVAGKDIGSLSQLALNELVTVLGPAVHLVAVEKRLAAERIVADILARVSALQSLGLGYLTLERSTTTLSAGELQRLRLATQIRSNLFGVVYVLDEPSAGLHPADNQALFAALDALISAGNSMCVVEHDLEMMERADWLIDVGPDGGTGGGHIVYSGPPEGLRSITASRTAPYLFGSAVAPARRRRELTRWLELRDVTRNTLRRLTVRIPLGALTMVTGVSGSGKSSLVSQALVELVALHLGQKAREEELDVPDEPTIRQQSNGRITAGGDGVRRLVTVDQRPIGRTPRSNLATYTGLFDHVRQLFAGTRAARAKRYSAGRFSFNMKAGRCATCEGEGSVHVELIFLSTVYAPCPTCRGSRYNSATLRVTWNGKSIAEVLALTVAEAFHFFEGEAGIVRTLALLKAIGLEYLRLGQPATELSGGEAQRIKLASELQRSPRRDTLYVLDEPTTGLHPADADRLLAQLQRLVDLGNTVVVVEHDMRVVASSDWVIDMGPGAGDAGGLIIASGPPESLRHCPDSRTARYLMKWLDNSATSVVPRPGMEIHDVR, encoded by the coding sequence ATGATCCGTGTTCGTGGCGCTCGCGAGCACAATTTGCAAAACGTGGATGTTGACATTCCCCGAGACATGCTAGTGGTGTTCTCGGGCGTTTCTGGCTCGGGAAAATCGTCACTCGCCTTCGGTACGGTCTTCGCGGAGGCGCAGCGACGCTTTCTCGACTCGGTGGCGCCATACGCGCGCCGCCTGTTCGATCAGATTGGCGTGCCCGATGTTGATGCGATTGATGGTCTTCCGCCGGCCGTAGCCCTACGGCAGCAACGCGGCGCGCCGAGCGTAAGATCGAGCGTCGGCAGTGTCACCACGATCTCCAACTTGCTTCGCCTGCTGTATGCGCGCGCGGGTCACTATCCAGCACGGCAGCCGCCCCTACACGCCGAGGATTTCTCGCCGAACACGCCACAGGGCGCGTGTTCGAGATGCCATGGCCTCGGTACGGTCTACGACGTGACAGAAGCGCGCATGGTTCCGGACACGTCACTCACCATACGTGACCGGGCGGTGGCCGCGTGGCCGACCGCGTGGCAGGGGCAGAACCTCCGCGACATTCTAGTCACCCTGGGGCATTCAATCGATACGCCCTGGCGCGAGCTGCCGAGGCGTACGCAGCGATGGATACTGTATACCGACGAGCAACCGACCGTTCCCGTCTTTGCGGGCTTCTCGGCAGACGAAGTACGTGCCGCACGGAGGCGAAATATGGAGCCCAGCTACATGGGCACGTTCATCGGCGCGCGAAAGTATGTGCTGAAGACCTTCGCGACGACGCAGAGCGCGCTCATGAAGAAGCGGGTCTCGCCATTCTTGACCGGCGTCCGTTGCCCGCTGTGCAGAGGCCGTCGCCTCAAGAAGGCCGCGCTCTCGGTTACTGTCGCTGGCAAGGATATCGGCAGCCTCTCGCAGCTCGCACTCAATGAACTGGTGACCGTGCTCGGCCCGGCGGTTCATCTCGTAGCCGTCGAAAAGCGTCTCGCGGCCGAGCGCATCGTTGCGGACATTCTCGCGCGCGTGTCGGCACTTCAGTCGCTGGGACTTGGATACCTCACGCTCGAGCGCTCCACGACGACGCTTTCGGCCGGCGAGTTGCAACGATTGCGTCTTGCCACTCAGATCCGATCCAATCTGTTCGGCGTGGTGTACGTGCTCGACGAGCCGTCGGCAGGATTGCACCCGGCCGATAATCAGGCGCTGTTCGCCGCACTGGATGCGCTGATATCGGCCGGTAACTCCATGTGTGTGGTCGAGCACGACCTTGAGATGATGGAGCGTGCGGACTGGTTGATCGATGTCGGTCCCGATGGTGGAACCGGCGGTGGCCACATCGTATATAGCGGACCACCGGAAGGCTTGCGAAGCATCACGGCCTCTCGCACGGCGCCCTATCTCTTTGGCTCAGCAGTGGCACCGGCTCGTCGCCGGCGCGAGCTGACACGATGGTTGGAGCTGCGCGATGTGACGCGCAATACGCTCCGCCGACTCACCGTCCGTATTCCACTCGGCGCGCTGACGATGGTGACTGGCGTCTCCGGGTCCGGCAAGTCGAGTCTGGTGAGTCAGGCGCTGGTCGAACTCGTCGCGCTTCATCTTGGTCAGAAGGCGCGTGAGGAGGAGTTGGACGTTCCCGACGAACCCACGATTCGCCAACAGTCGAACGGTCGCATCACGGCAGGCGGAGACGGCGTCCGTCGACTCGTCACGGTCGATCAGCGTCCGATCGGCCGGACGCCGCGTTCAAACCTCGCCACCTACACGGGACTGTTCGACCATGTACGCCAGTTGTTCGCCGGGACGCGTGCAGCGCGCGCCAAGCGGTACAGTGCCGGTCGGTTTTCGTTCAACATGAAAGCCGGACGGTGTGCGACGTGCGAAGGTGAGGGATCGGTGCACGTGGAGCTGATATTTCTCTCGACGGTATATGCGCCCTGTCCGACGTGTCGCGGTTCACGGTACAATTCGGCGACACTCCGGGTGACGTGGAACGGAAAGAGCATCGCTGAGGTGCTCGCCCTTACCGTCGCCGAGGCCTTTCACTTCTTCGAAGGCGAAGCGGGAATCGTCCGAACCTTGGCGCTTTTGAAGGCGATTGGTTTGGAGTATCTCCGGCTGGGCCAACCGGCCACCGAACTTTCCGGTGGTGAGGCGCAACGGATCAAGCTCGCCTCGGAGCTGCAGCGCTCGCCTCGCCGCGATACGCTGTATGTCCTCGATGAGCCGACGACGGGATTGCACCCCGCCGACGCCGACCGACTCCTCGCACAATTACAACGCCTCGTCGACCTGGGGAACACTGTGGTGGTCGTTGAACATGACATGCGCGTCGTCGCGTCGAGCGACTGGGTGATCGATATGGGCCCGGGCGCCGGTGACGCCGGCGGGCTGATCATCGCGTCCGGTCCTCCCGAGTCGCTCCGACACTGTCCGGACAGTCGAACCGCACGCTATCTGATGAAATGGCTCGACAACTCTGCCACGTCCGTAGTTCCACGTCCAGGTATGGAGATACACGATGTCCGATGA
- a CDS encoding M12 family metallopeptidase, with the protein MQKVSWRAVSAFAVACLLSACQDTPMSVPSIEETARLDNRIARGEGYAKRGELRQGYVFGRDGQPTRITYEVQGELAIWQGDIVLGRARDIAPTASALLPSVASGVRKAVYIDGDGYRWPDGVVPYVIDGGLSNTARVTDAIAMVDQATAGITFVVRTDQANYIRFQLADGCSSQIGMVGGEQAINLDTDCSAGNAAHEILHALGLFHEHTRCDRDGFVEVKSDNIISGKEHNFVKQCDDASDHGDYDEGSMMHYGPFGFAIDESKPTLVSLRGRDDEMGQRSALGPSDIATVNFLYGANNAAPTADLAVSAPPYTEGVALSFDATGSSDPDDLVLTYNWDFGDGSCAVVPKPAKCTAAQPTHTYADDGSYAVTLVVSDGTLTDDATTNITVLNGPPVVNAGANAARNEGQLFTQNGSFTDAGTDSWTATVDYGDGSAASPLALTGKTFALSHTYVDNGVYTITVTVTDDDGGQGSDQVTVTVANVIPVVDAGSDGTVVSGSNFTLTGGFTDVGVIDYPWNWTVNWGFGSNATGSTNVQGAGVFSATTQSCSAGTYSVNVSVKDKDNGTGSDLMTLVVSYLAVAIDITPTKSPNPINMGKGGLVTVAILSTPTFNAANADPSKITLGNETGTDTPVAKQNKGTYHAKYEDSNGDGRTDLIVMFDATQLAANGDIAVGSTQLVLRGFLNDGCTNFRGTDAVVILQ; encoded by the coding sequence ATGCAGAAAGTATCGTGGCGCGCGGTCAGCGCCTTTGCGGTGGCGTGTCTACTCAGCGCCTGCCAGGACACGCCGATGTCGGTGCCGTCCATCGAGGAGACCGCGCGCTTGGACAATCGGATCGCGCGCGGTGAGGGTTACGCCAAGCGCGGAGAGCTGCGCCAGGGTTACGTCTTCGGGCGCGACGGCCAGCCAACGCGGATTACGTACGAAGTGCAGGGTGAACTGGCCATCTGGCAGGGCGACATTGTGCTTGGACGAGCGCGAGACATTGCGCCCACCGCGAGCGCCCTGCTGCCGTCCGTGGCCAGCGGGGTGCGGAAGGCCGTGTACATCGACGGCGACGGCTATCGCTGGCCCGATGGCGTGGTGCCGTACGTGATCGACGGGGGGCTCAGCAATACCGCTCGCGTCACCGATGCCATCGCCATGGTAGATCAAGCTACCGCCGGCATCACGTTCGTCGTGCGGACCGATCAGGCGAACTACATCCGCTTTCAGCTTGCCGACGGCTGTTCCTCGCAGATCGGCATGGTCGGCGGTGAGCAGGCGATCAACCTCGATACCGACTGCAGCGCCGGCAATGCGGCCCACGAGATTCTGCACGCCCTCGGCCTCTTCCATGAGCATACGCGCTGCGACCGCGATGGCTTCGTCGAGGTGAAATCGGACAACATCATTTCCGGGAAAGAGCACAACTTCGTCAAGCAGTGCGATGACGCGAGCGACCACGGCGACTATGACGAAGGCTCGATGATGCACTATGGCCCATTCGGCTTTGCGATCGACGAATCCAAGCCGACACTCGTTTCGCTGCGTGGTCGTGACGACGAGATGGGTCAGCGCTCGGCGCTCGGCCCCTCTGACATCGCCACGGTCAACTTCTTGTACGGCGCGAACAACGCGGCGCCAACGGCCGATCTCGCGGTGTCGGCGCCACCGTACACCGAAGGCGTGGCGCTTTCATTCGATGCGACGGGATCTAGTGACCCTGACGACCTGGTGCTCACGTACAACTGGGATTTCGGCGACGGCAGCTGCGCCGTTGTGCCGAAGCCGGCCAAGTGCACGGCGGCGCAACCCACGCACACGTACGCCGACGACGGCAGTTACGCGGTCACGCTTGTGGTGAGCGACGGCACGCTAACCGACGACGCGACGACCAACATCACCGTGCTCAACGGCCCGCCAGTGGTGAACGCGGGGGCGAACGCTGCGCGTAACGAAGGGCAGCTGTTCACCCAGAACGGCTCCTTCACCGACGCCGGCACCGACAGCTGGACGGCTACCGTTGACTACGGCGATGGGTCGGCGGCGAGTCCTCTTGCGCTGACAGGAAAGACATTCGCGCTGTCGCACACGTACGTCGACAACGGTGTCTACACCATCACGGTGACGGTCACCGACGATGACGGCGGTCAGGGCAGCGATCAGGTGACAGTGACCGTCGCCAATGTGATTCCTGTGGTCGACGCCGGCTCTGATGGCACGGTCGTGTCGGGATCCAACTTCACGCTCACCGGTGGCTTTACGGATGTCGGTGTGATCGACTACCCGTGGAATTGGACGGTAAACTGGGGCTTCGGCAGCAATGCGACCGGGTCCACCAATGTCCAGGGAGCAGGCGTGTTCAGCGCGACCACTCAGTCATGCAGCGCCGGAACCTATTCAGTCAACGTGTCGGTCAAGGACAAGGACAACGGCACTGGTTCGGACCTGATGACACTCGTGGTTTCGTACTTGGCGGTCGCCATCGACATCACGCCCACCAAGTCTCCGAATCCGATCAACATGGGTAAAGGCGGTCTGGTAACCGTGGCAATCCTGAGCACGCCAACGTTCAATGCCGCGAACGCAGATCCCTCCAAGATCACGCTCGGCAATGAAACCGGAACTGATACGCCGGTCGCGAAGCAGAACAAGGGGACGTATCACGCGAAGTACGAAGACTCGAACGGCGATGGACGCACCGACTTGATCGTCATGTTCGACGCAACGCAACTCGCCGCAAACGGCGACATCGCGGTCGGCTCGACGCAGCTCGTGCTGCGCGGGTTCCTGAACGACGGATGCACGAACTTCCGCGGAACCGATGCAGTGGTCATCCTTCAGTAG
- a CDS encoding ECF-type sigma factor has protein sequence MAHLCLERWRILIHEADTSPHSAQAIRVLAERCYDDLRDLAHRERRRNADLHTLDTSSLVHEAFLRLITQRQLASADRPQFLAAAAVTIRRVIIDHVRALRAEKRGGGFHPITLDGPLGVVEMREDMLLALDEALEQLSRVYPRLVRVVECRYFSGMTEEDTAEALGVTARTVRRDWVKARGWLHMALDL, from the coding sequence TTGGCGCACCTCTGTCTGGAGCGATGGCGTATTCTGATTCACGAAGCGGACACCTCTCCACATTCGGCACAGGCGATACGCGTGCTGGCCGAGCGTTGTTACGATGACTTACGCGACCTGGCACATCGCGAACGTCGACGGAACGCGGATCTGCACACGCTCGACACGTCGTCGCTGGTGCACGAAGCGTTTCTCCGACTGATCACGCAGCGTCAGTTGGCAAGCGCCGATCGTCCGCAGTTTCTCGCCGCAGCGGCCGTCACCATCCGCCGTGTGATCATCGATCACGTCCGCGCGCTGCGCGCCGAGAAGCGGGGAGGTGGCTTTCACCCAATCACGCTCGACGGTCCCCTCGGCGTCGTGGAGATGCGCGAGGACATGCTCTTGGCACTCGACGAGGCGTTGGAGCAACTAAGTCGGGTGTATCCGCGCCTGGTGCGAGTTGTTGAGTGCCGCTATTTCTCGGGGATGACCGAAGAGGATACGGCCGAAGCCCTCGGCGTCACGGCGCGCACCGTGCGCCGTGACTGGGTGAAAGCGCGAGGGTGGCTCCACATGGCCCTCGACCTCTGA
- a CDS encoding nucleoside deaminase, whose protein sequence is MSDDVSLIASTERKHEVWMQRALAQARLAIQGGEAPIGCVLYRDDGTIIAEGHNTMVSSGIVTAHAEMNAFAAAGRGIAPGDRVIMVSTLEPCVMCTGAAMQAGVVQIVYALPAPADAGTGRVRPPESPGSTAPEIVGRVAAHASRALFEEWLSLHSNDDSRRDQREFVEQLLALTAADGGSGSPARAASVNK, encoded by the coding sequence ATGTCCGATGATGTTTCGCTGATCGCAAGTACGGAGCGGAAGCATGAAGTCTGGATGCAGCGGGCGCTAGCACAGGCCCGATTGGCCATTCAGGGTGGCGAAGCTCCAATCGGGTGTGTGCTGTATCGCGACGACGGAACCATAATTGCCGAAGGACACAACACGATGGTGAGCAGCGGCATCGTGACCGCGCACGCCGAAATGAATGCGTTTGCGGCTGCAGGGCGGGGGATCGCCCCCGGTGACCGTGTGATCATGGTGTCTACGCTTGAGCCGTGCGTCATGTGCACCGGCGCGGCGATGCAGGCTGGGGTCGTGCAGATTGTCTATGCACTGCCGGCACCGGCCGATGCCGGCACCGGACGTGTGCGTCCCCCAGAGAGCCCTGGGTCAACCGCGCCGGAGATCGTCGGGCGGGTGGCAGCTCATGCCAGCCGGGCGCTCTTTGAGGAATGGCTGTCGCTGCATTCCAACGACGACTCGCGCCGCGATCAACGCGAGTTTGTGGAGCAACTGCTGGCGCTCACGGCTGCGGACGGCGGATCCGGCTCTCCGGCGCGAGCGGCTTCGGTCAACAAGTAA
- a CDS encoding DUF4377 domain-containing protein produces MVATGRFTIALAGVLAAIGACAASQPTSSVRLVLEVAGERRRCTGEAVQQCLVVRRDADTTWGNFYDRIDGFTHEAGIRYRIEVERTMVAKPPADGSAYRYRLIRIISSSRDVL; encoded by the coding sequence ATGGTTGCCACGGGTCGGTTCACCATCGCGCTGGCCGGAGTCCTGGCGGCCATAGGCGCCTGCGCCGCCAGTCAGCCGACCAGCAGTGTTCGCCTGGTATTGGAGGTTGCGGGTGAGCGACGTCGATGTACGGGAGAGGCTGTGCAACAGTGCCTCGTGGTGCGCCGCGACGCCGATACGACGTGGGGGAATTTCTACGACCGCATAGACGGGTTCACGCATGAAGCGGGAATTCGCTACCGCATCGAGGTGGAGCGCACCATGGTGGCGAAACCTCCGGCCGACGGGTCGGCGTATCGCTATCGGCTGATCCGGATCATCAGCAGCTCACGCGACGTGTTGTAG